A stretch of the Polaribacter pacificus genome encodes the following:
- a CDS encoding sulfite exporter TauE/SafE family protein, translating into MLDSLLLIVVGFIAGFINTLAGGGSLLTLPLLIFMGLPPSVANGTNRVGIVLQMLAGTAGFKSKGVVSFPFSIYLGISALLGAIIGAQIAIDIKGETFTKILSFVMIAVVLIIVFKPKLSLQNLAERTTGKHLWISCIAFFLFGIYGGFLNAGLGFILILFLHHFNRFSLVKSNATKAVVISIYMSAALLVFVLNDKIDWTMGLTMAIGTSLGGWVASRYSVKKGDGFIKLFLVIAVSFMAVKLWFF; encoded by the coding sequence ATGCTAGACAGTCTTTTATTAATTGTAGTGGGTTTTATTGCTGGGTTTATCAACACCTTAGCCGGAGGTGGTTCGCTGCTTACCCTACCCTTGCTTATTTTTATGGGCCTCCCTCCTAGTGTGGCAAACGGAACCAACAGAGTTGGCATTGTTTTGCAAATGTTGGCAGGTACTGCTGGTTTTAAAAGTAAGGGCGTGGTTAGTTTTCCTTTTAGCATCTATTTGGGTATATCAGCTTTGCTGGGTGCCATCATCGGCGCGCAAATAGCCATTGATATTAAAGGAGAAACTTTTACCAAAATTCTTTCTTTTGTGATGATTGCAGTGGTCTTAATCATCGTATTTAAGCCCAAATTATCGCTGCAAAACCTAGCCGAAAGAACTACCGGAAAACATCTGTGGATTAGCTGTATAGCCTTTTTTCTTTTTGGTATTTACGGCGGATTTCTCAATGCGGGATTGGGCTTTATTTTGATTTTATTTTTGCATCATTTTAATCGTTTTTCATTAGTCAAATCAAATGCAACCAAAGCAGTTGTCATTAGCATCTATATGTCAGCGGCCTTGCTGGTCTTTGTTTTAAATGATAAAATTGATTGGACTATGGGGCTAACCATGGCCATCGGAACTTCTTTAGGTGGTTGGGTAGCCAGTCGGTATTCTGTTAAAAAAGGGGATGGTTTTATTAAGCTATTCTTGGTGATTGCCGTTAGTTTTATGGCGGTTAAATTGTGGTTTTTCTAA
- the aroC gene encoding chorismate synthase has translation MFNSFGNLLKLTTFGESHGPAIGGIIDGFPAGITVDFQAIQQELDRRKPGQSNIVTQRKEPDTVVFLSGIFEGVTTGTSIGFQIVNTNQKSKDYAHNTNVYRPSHADYTYDKKYGTRDYRGGGRTSARETANWVVAGALAKQLIGQIKINAYTSSVGDLFLEKPYQDLDFSKTEDNVVRCPDAAVAEKMIEKIKVIKKAGDTIGGTITCVAQGVPVGLGEPIFKKLHAALGAAMLSINAVKGFEFGSGFCGAKMQGSEHNDIFNPDGSTQSNLSGGIQGGISNGMDIYFRVAFKPVATIMQNQDTIDADGNATQIQGKGRHDPCVVPRAIPIVEALTALVLADFYLLNKTRRAF, from the coding sequence ATGTTTAACAGCTTTGGAAACCTTTTAAAACTCACCACTTTTGGAGAATCTCACGGCCCTGCTATTGGAGGAATCATCGATGGTTTCCCAGCAGGTATCACTGTTGATTTCCAAGCGATTCAACAAGAGTTAGACCGTCGTAAACCTGGGCAATCCAACATTGTTACCCAAAGAAAAGAGCCCGATACAGTGGTCTTTTTATCTGGGATCTTTGAAGGGGTTACCACAGGAACTTCTATTGGTTTTCAGATTGTAAACACCAATCAAAAATCAAAAGATTACGCACACAATACCAATGTATACAGGCCTTCTCATGCTGATTATACCTATGATAAAAAATACGGAACCAGAGATTACCGAGGTGGTGGTAGAACTTCTGCCAGAGAAACTGCCAATTGGGTGGTTGCTGGTGCCTTGGCTAAACAACTCATCGGTCAGATAAAGATCAATGCTTATACTTCATCGGTTGGTGATCTATTTTTAGAAAAGCCTTACCAAGATCTTGATTTTTCGAAAACAGAAGACAATGTGGTACGTTGTCCTGATGCCGCTGTGGCAGAAAAGATGATCGAAAAAATTAAAGTTATTAAAAAAGCAGGTGATACCATTGGTGGTACCATAACCTGTGTTGCACAAGGAGTACCCGTTGGTTTGGGTGAACCCATCTTTAAAAAATTACACGCTGCTCTAGGAGCTGCTATGCTGTCTATCAATGCCGTTAAAGGTTTTGAATTTGGTAGCGGTTTTTGTGGCGCCAAAATGCAAGGTAGTGAGCACAATGATATTTTTAATCCTGATGGCAGTACCCAAAGCAATCTGTCTGGAGGAATACAAGGCGGTATCAGCAACGGTATGGACATCTATTTTAGAGTTGCCTTTAAACCGGTTGCCACCATTATGCAAAATCAAGACACCATAGATGCTGACGGAAACGCCACTCAGATTCAAGGAAAAGGACGTCATGACCCATGTGTGGTTCCGAGAGCTATTCCTATTGTAGAGGCGCTTACTGCGCTTGTGCTTGCTGATTTCTATTTGCTAAACAAAACCAGACGTGCTTTTTAA
- a CDS encoding DUF3467 domain-containing protein — translation MEDQKAQDGQINIELDESVAEGTYSNLAIINHSVSEFIVDFINIMPGVPKAKVKSRIILTPQHAKRLAKALLDNVQRFEQAHGEIKDYEQPPIPMNFGPTGEA, via the coding sequence ATGGAAGATCAAAAAGCACAAGACGGACAGATCAATATTGAGTTGGATGAGAGTGTGGCAGAAGGAACCTATTCTAATCTAGCCATCATTAACCATTCAGTATCTGAGTTTATTGTTGATTTTATCAACATTATGCCAGGGGTACCAAAAGCCAAAGTAAAATCAAGAATTATATTAACACCTCAGCACGCCAAGAGATTGGCTAAGGCCTTGTTAGATAATGTACAAAGATTTGAACAAGCGCATGGTGAAATCAAAGATTACGAGCAACCGCCGATTCCGATGAATTTTGGGCCGACCGGTGAAGCCTAG
- the rpoC gene encoding DNA-directed RNA polymerase subunit beta' yields MARNNEKYTVKKFNKISIGLASPESILEASKGEVLKPETINYRTHKPERDGLFCERIFGPVKDFECACGKYKRIRYKGIVCDRCGVEVTEKKVRRDRVGHINLVVPVAHIWYFRSLPNKMGYLLGLPSKKLDMIIYYERYVVIQPGIAKNAEGEPLQKMDFLTEEEYLDILETIPAENQYLDDSDPNKFIAKMGAECLIDLLARIDLDALSYELRHKANTETSKQRKTEALKRLNVVEAFRDSNKERDNKPEWMIMKVVPVIPPELRPLVPLDGGRFATSDLNDLYRRVIIRNNRLKRLVEIKAPEVILRNEKRMLQESVDSLFDNTRKSSAVKTESNRPLKSLSDSLKGKQGRFRQNLLGKRVDYSARSVIVVGPELKLFECGIPKEMAAELYKPFVIRKLIERGIVKTVKSAKKIIDRKEPVVWDILENVLKGHPVLLNRAPTLHRLGIQAFQPKLIEGKAIQLHPLVCTAFNADFDGDQMAVHLPLGPEAILEAQLLMLASHNILNPANGAPVTVPSQDMVLGLYYMTKERVSTPEVPIKGEGLTFYSPEEVNIAFNEEMVDLNAGIKVRTFDVDENGEQVQRIIKTTVGRVLFNEVVPAKAGYINDVLTKKSLRGIIGNILKSTDIPTTGEFLDNIKNMGYKFAFQGGLSFSLGDIIIPEEKTKMIADANEEVDVIIANYNMGMLTNKERYNQVIDIWGSTNNRLTELSMKRLREDQQGFNSVYMMLDSGARGSKEQIRQLTGMRGLMAKPKKSTAGGGEIIENPILSNFKEGLSILEYFISTHGARKGLADTALKTADAGYLTRRLVDVSQDVIINEEDCGTLRGLEVMPLKKNDEIVESLSERIEGRVSLQDVYDPITDELLASAGQEISSKIAAAIEKSAIDRVQVRSALTCESDRGICAKCYGQSLSTRNKVQIGEAVGVIAAQSIGEPGTQLTLRTFHVGGVAGNISEANKLTANFSGKVAIEDLRTVKGKGANGEEVDIVISRTAEIKIIDKKTGITLSTNNIPYGSFVFDMDRTTINKGDVVCQWDPFNGVIVSEFAGKVRFDDLEQGINFQVEIDEQTGFQEKVITDSKNKKMIPSLIIEDKDGNALRSYSLPVGAHLMIENGEAVESGKTLVKIPRKSGKAGDITGGLPRVTELFEARNPSNPAVVAEIDGVVTFGKIKRGNREIIVESKTGDVRKYLIKLSNQILVQENDFIKAGMPLSDGAITPIDILKIQGPSAVQEYLVNEIQEVYRLQGVKINDKHFEVVVRQMMRKVRIIDSGDTLFLENQLVHKNEFIQENDAIYGMKVVEDAGDSENLKPGQIISSRQLRDENSILRRTDKNLATARDAQPATAEQVLQGITRASLQTKSFISAASFQETTKVLNEAAVNGKIDELEGLKENVIVGKRIPAGTGMRKYDNIIVGPKEEIEENL; encoded by the coding sequence ATGGCAAGAAATAACGAGAAATACACTGTAAAAAAGTTTAATAAAATCTCAATCGGATTAGCATCTCCAGAATCTATTTTAGAAGCATCTAAAGGAGAGGTGTTAAAGCCAGAAACTATCAACTACCGTACACATAAACCAGAAAGAGATGGGTTGTTTTGTGAGCGTATCTTTGGTCCTGTAAAAGACTTTGAATGTGCGTGTGGTAAATATAAAAGAATTCGTTACAAGGGGATCGTTTGTGATCGATGTGGAGTAGAAGTAACAGAAAAGAAAGTACGTAGAGACAGAGTAGGACACATTAATTTGGTAGTTCCTGTTGCTCATATTTGGTACTTTAGATCTTTGCCTAATAAAATGGGGTACCTTTTAGGATTGCCTTCTAAAAAATTAGACATGATCATTTACTACGAAAGATACGTAGTAATACAACCAGGGATTGCTAAGAACGCCGAAGGTGAGCCATTGCAAAAAATGGACTTCTTAACAGAAGAAGAATACTTAGATATTTTAGAAACCATCCCTGCAGAAAATCAATATTTAGATGATTCAGATCCAAACAAATTCATCGCTAAGATGGGTGCAGAATGTTTGATTGATTTGTTGGCTAGAATTGATTTAGATGCTTTGTCTTATGAATTGAGACACAAAGCAAACACAGAAACCTCTAAACAACGTAAGACAGAAGCCTTAAAACGTTTAAATGTTGTAGAAGCGTTTAGAGATTCTAACAAAGAAAGAGACAATAAGCCAGAGTGGATGATAATGAAAGTAGTTCCGGTGATTCCACCAGAATTACGTCCATTAGTTCCTTTAGATGGAGGTCGTTTTGCAACTTCTGATTTAAATGACTTATACCGTAGAGTAATTATCAGAAACAATCGTTTAAAGCGATTGGTAGAGATCAAAGCTCCAGAAGTTATTTTGCGTAATGAAAAACGTATGTTACAAGAATCAGTAGATTCATTGTTTGATAACACACGTAAATCATCAGCAGTAAAAACAGAATCAAACAGACCATTAAAATCACTTTCTGATTCATTAAAAGGTAAGCAAGGACGTTTCCGTCAAAACTTACTTGGTAAACGTGTTGATTATTCTGCACGTTCTGTAATTGTTGTTGGACCAGAATTAAAGTTGTTCGAGTGTGGTATCCCTAAAGAGATGGCAGCCGAATTGTACAAGCCTTTTGTGATTCGTAAATTAATCGAAAGAGGAATTGTAAAAACTGTAAAATCTGCAAAGAAAATTATAGACAGAAAAGAGCCTGTAGTATGGGATATTTTAGAGAATGTTTTAAAAGGACATCCTGTATTATTAAACCGTGCTCCAACGCTTCACCGTTTGGGTATCCAAGCTTTCCAACCAAAATTAATTGAAGGAAAAGCGATTCAATTACACCCATTAGTGTGTACGGCATTTAACGCCGATTTTGATGGGGATCAAATGGCAGTACATTTACCATTAGGACCAGAGGCTATTTTAGAAGCACAATTATTAATGTTGGCTTCTCACAATATCTTGAATCCTGCCAATGGTGCTCCGGTAACCGTTCCTTCTCAGGATATGGTACTTGGATTGTACTATATGACCAAAGAAAGAGTTTCTACACCAGAAGTTCCGATTAAAGGAGAAGGTTTAACCTTTTACTCACCAGAAGAAGTAAACATTGCTTTTAACGAAGAAATGGTTGATCTGAATGCGGGTATTAAAGTAAGAACTTTTGATGTTGATGAAAACGGAGAACAGGTTCAGAGAATTATTAAAACAACAGTAGGTAGAGTATTATTTAATGAAGTAGTACCTGCTAAAGCTGGATATATTAACGACGTATTGACTAAAAAATCTTTACGTGGTATTATTGGTAATATCTTAAAGTCAACAGACATTCCTACTACAGGAGAGTTCTTGGATAATATCAAAAACATGGGATACAAATTTGCATTCCAAGGAGGTTTGTCATTTAGTTTAGGGGATATCATTATTCCAGAAGAAAAAACAAAAATGATTGCTGACGCCAATGAAGAAGTAGATGTGATCATCGCCAACTATAACATGGGGATGTTAACCAATAAAGAGCGTTACAACCAGGTAATTGATATTTGGGGATCTACAAACAACCGTTTGACAGAATTGTCTATGAAACGTTTGCGTGAAGACCAACAAGGATTTAACTCAGTATATATGATGTTAGATTCTGGAGCTCGTGGATCTAAAGAGCAGATCCGTCAGTTAACCGGTATGCGTGGATTGATGGCAAAACCTAAAAAATCGACAGCAGGTGGTGGAGAGATTATTGAAAACCCGATTCTATCGAACTTTAAGGAAGGATTATCAATTTTAGAATACTTTATCTCAACGCACGGTGCTCGTAAAGGTTTGGCCGATACAGCATTAAAAACAGCCGATGCAGGGTACTTAACTCGTCGTTTGGTAGATGTCTCTCAAGACGTTATTATCAACGAAGAAGATTGTGGTACTTTAAGAGGATTAGAAGTAATGCCATTGAAGAAAAATGATGAGATTGTAGAATCTTTATCAGAAAGAATCGAAGGGCGTGTTTCTTTACAAGATGTATATGACCCAATAACTGATGAATTATTAGCCTCTGCAGGACAGGAGATTTCTTCTAAAATTGCAGCAGCGATTGAAAAATCAGCTATTGATAGAGTTCAAGTACGTTCTGCTTTGACTTGTGAGTCTGATCGTGGAATTTGTGCTAAATGTTACGGACAGAGTTTATCAACTCGTAACAAGGTTCAAATTGGTGAGGCAGTAGGAGTTATTGCAGCACAGTCTATTGGAGAGCCAGGAACACAGTTAACCTTAAGAACGTTCCACGTTGGAGGGGTTGCTGGAAACATTTCTGAAGCCAATAAATTAACAGCTAATTTCTCTGGTAAAGTAGCCATTGAAGATTTGCGTACTGTAAAAGGTAAAGGAGCTAACGGAGAAGAAGTAGATATCGTTATTTCTAGAACTGCAGAGATTAAAATTATAGACAAGAAAACAGGAATCACCCTAAGTACTAATAATATTCCTTATGGATCTTTCGTATTTGATATGGATAGAACCACAATTAACAAAGGAGATGTTGTATGTCAATGGGATCCATTTAACGGTGTGATTGTTTCTGAATTTGCTGGTAAAGTTCGTTTTGATGACTTAGAGCAAGGAATCAACTTCCAAGTAGAGATTGATGAGCAAACAGGTTTCCAAGAAAAAGTAATTACTGATTCTAAGAACAAAAAGATGATTCCTTCGTTAATCATTGAAGACAAGGATGGAAACGCATTGCGTTCTTACAGTTTACCAGTTGGCGCTCACTTGATGATCGAAAACGGAGAAGCTGTTGAATCTGGAAAAACTTTGGTAAAAATTCCTCGTAAGTCTGGTAAAGCAGGTGATATTACAGGAGGTCTACCACGTGTAACAGAATTGTTTGAAGCGCGTAACCCATCTAACCCAGCTGTAGTAGCAGAGATTGATGGAGTAGTAACCTTTGGAAAAATAAAACGTGGTAACAGAGAGATCATCGTAGAGTCTAAGACTGGAGATGTTCGTAAATATTTGATCAAGTTATCTAACCAAATTTTGGTACAAGAAAATGACTTTATCAAAGCTGGAATGCCATTGTCTGACGGAGCGATAACGCCTATTGATATTCTTAAGATTCAAGGGCCGTCTGCGGTACAAGAATACTTGGTAAATGAAATTCAAGAGGTATACCGTTTACAAGGGGTAAAAATTAACGATAAGCACTTTGAGGTAGTTGTACGTCAAATGATGCGTAAAGTTAGAATTATTGATTCTGGAGATACTTTATTCTTAGAAAATCAATTGGTTCATAAGAACGAATTTATTCAAGAGAATGACGCTATCTACGGTATGAAAGTAGTAGAAGATGCTGGAGATTCTGAGAATCTTAAACCAGGTCAGATTATTAGCTCTCGTCAATTGAGAGATGAGAACTCTATCTTGCGTAGAACAGATAAGAACTTAGCAACTGCTAGAGATGCACAACCTGCAACTGCTGAGCAAGTATTGCAAGGTATTACAAGAGCTTCGCTACAGACTAAGTCATTTATTTCTGCTGCATCGTTCCAGGAAACAACCAAAGTATTGAACGAGGCTGCCGTTAACGGTAAAATCGATGAATTAGAAGGCTTGAAAGAGAATGTTATTGTTGGTAAGCGAATCCCTGCTGGTACAGGAATGCGCAAGTACGACAACATCATTGTTGGACCGAAAGAAGAAATAGAAGAAAATCTATAA
- the rpoB gene encoding DNA-directed RNA polymerase subunit beta produces MTTINTTERINFASAKLGTDYPDFLDIQVKSFQDFFQLQTKAEERGEEGLYKTFMDNFPITDTRNNFVLEFLDYFVDPPRYSIQECIERGLTYSVPLKARLKLFCTDPEHEDFETIVQDVYLGTIPYMTNSGTFVINGAERVVVSQLHRSPGVFFGQSFHANGTKLYSARVIPFKGSWIEFATDINQVMYAYIDRKKKLPVTTLFRAIGFERDKDILEIFDLAEEIKVSKAGLKKVLGRKLAARVLKTWHEDFVDEDTGEVVSIERNEIIFDRDTIIEKDYIDEIIESGVKTVLLHKEDNQMADYAIIHNTLQKDPTNSEKEAVEHIYRQLRNAEPPDEETARGIIDKLFFSEQRYNLGEVGRFRMNTKLGLDIDIDQKVLTKLDIITIIKYLIELINSKAEVDDIDHLSNRRVRTVGEQLAGQFGVGLARMARTIRERMNVRDNEVFTPIDLINAKTLSSVINSFFGTNQLSQFMDQTNPLAEITHKRRLSALGPGGLSRERAGFEVRDVHYTHYGRLCPIETPEGPNIGLISSLSVFAKVNNLGFIETPYVKVVEGNVDAKKEHIYLSAEEEEGMKFAQSNIEVDADRNIVGDKVISREGGDFPVVTPTEIDYMDVAPNQIASISASLIPFLEHDDANRALMGSNMMRQAVPLLRPESPIVGTGLERRVAKDSRILINAEGTGVVEYVDANKITIKYDRTDEERMVSFDTDEVSYNLIKFRKTNQGTCINLKPIVKRGDRVTEGQVLCEGYATQKGELALGRNMKVAFMPWKGYNFEDAIVISEKVVREDIFTSIHIDEYSLDVRDTKLGTEELTNDIPNVSEEATKDLDENGMIRIGAEVKPGDILIGKITPKGESDPTPEEKLLRAIFGDKAGDVKDASLKASPSLRGVVIDKKLFRRAVKDKSKRAKDKDAIAGLEASFVSKFAELKDQLVEKLFALVSGKTSQGVFNDLGEEVLPKGKKFTLKMLNSVEDYAHLTQGSWTTDKELNDLVGELVHNYKIKVNDLQGNLRREKFTISVGDELPAGILKLAKIYVAKKRKLKVGDKMAGRHGNKGIVARIVRAEDMPFLEDGTPVDIVLNPLGVPSRMNIGQIYETVLGWAGQKLDTKYATPIFDGASLDQINEYTDKAGVPRFGHTYLYDGGTGKRFDQPATVGVIYMIKLGHMIEDKMHARSIGPYSLITQQPLGGKAQFGGQRFGEMEVWALEAYGASSILREILTVKSDDVLGRAKTYEAIVKGDEMPEPGLPESFNVLMHELKGLGLNIQLEE; encoded by the coding sequence TTGACAACGATAAACACTACTGAAAGAATAAACTTCGCGTCAGCAAAATTGGGAACTGATTATCCAGACTTTTTAGATATTCAGGTAAAATCTTTTCAAGATTTTTTCCAATTACAAACAAAGGCTGAAGAGCGTGGAGAAGAAGGTTTGTACAAAACTTTCATGGATAATTTCCCAATTACAGATACACGTAATAATTTTGTGCTTGAATTCTTAGACTACTTTGTAGACCCACCGAGATATAGCATTCAAGAATGTATCGAAAGAGGATTGACATATAGCGTACCGCTTAAAGCACGCCTTAAATTATTTTGTACAGATCCAGAACACGAAGATTTCGAAACGATCGTACAAGATGTGTATTTAGGAACGATTCCTTATATGACCAATTCTGGTACTTTTGTAATTAATGGAGCAGAACGCGTTGTCGTTTCTCAGTTACACAGATCTCCAGGGGTGTTCTTTGGACAATCATTCCACGCAAACGGAACCAAGTTATACTCTGCTAGAGTAATTCCTTTTAAAGGATCTTGGATAGAATTTGCAACAGATATCAATCAAGTAATGTATGCTTATATTGATAGAAAGAAAAAATTACCTGTAACTACTTTATTCAGAGCCATTGGTTTTGAAAGAGATAAAGACATCTTGGAAATTTTTGATTTAGCAGAAGAAATTAAAGTTTCTAAAGCTGGATTGAAAAAAGTACTAGGACGTAAATTGGCTGCTAGAGTTTTAAAAACGTGGCATGAAGATTTCGTTGATGAAGATACAGGAGAAGTTGTTTCAATAGAAAGAAATGAAATTATCTTTGATCGTGACACGATCATAGAAAAAGATTATATCGATGAGATTATTGAATCGGGTGTAAAAACAGTGTTGTTACACAAAGAAGATAATCAAATGGCAGATTATGCAATTATTCATAATACGCTACAAAAAGACCCTACAAACTCAGAAAAAGAGGCTGTAGAGCACATTTACCGTCAATTGCGTAACGCGGAGCCGCCAGATGAGGAAACTGCACGTGGTATTATTGACAAATTGTTCTTCTCTGAGCAACGTTACAATTTAGGTGAGGTTGGTCGTTTTAGAATGAATACCAAATTAGGTTTGGATATTGATATCGATCAAAAGGTATTGACCAAACTTGATATTATTACCATTATCAAATACTTGATCGAATTGATCAATTCTAAAGCAGAAGTAGATGATATTGATCACTTGTCTAACCGTCGTGTAAGAACCGTTGGTGAGCAATTAGCTGGTCAGTTTGGTGTAGGTTTAGCAAGAATGGCACGTACCATCCGTGAGCGAATGAATGTTCGTGACAACGAGGTATTTACCCCTATTGACTTGATCAACGCAAAAACATTATCTTCTGTAATTAACTCATTCTTCGGAACCAACCAGTTATCTCAATTTATGGATCAAACCAATCCATTAGCAGAGATTACGCATAAGCGTCGTTTATCGGCACTTGGACCAGGTGGTTTATCAAGAGAAAGAGCAGGATTTGAGGTTCGTGATGTTCACTATACACACTACGGACGTTTGTGTCCAATTGAAACACCAGAGGGACCAAACATTGGTTTGATTTCTTCGTTATCTGTGTTTGCAAAAGTTAACAACCTTGGATTTATAGAAACTCCATATGTAAAAGTTGTTGAAGGAAACGTAGATGCTAAGAAAGAGCACATTTATTTAAGTGCAGAGGAAGAAGAAGGAATGAAATTTGCGCAATCTAATATTGAGGTTGATGCAGATAGAAATATTGTTGGAGATAAAGTTATTTCACGTGAAGGTGGTGATTTTCCAGTAGTAACTCCAACTGAGATAGACTATATGGACGTTGCTCCAAATCAGATAGCTTCTATATCAGCTTCTTTAATTCCGTTCTTAGAGCATGATGATGCCAACCGTGCATTGATGGGATCAAACATGATGCGTCAAGCAGTACCTTTATTGCGTCCAGAGTCTCCAATTGTTGGAACAGGATTAGAGCGTAGAGTTGCAAAAGACTCTCGTATCTTAATCAACGCAGAAGGAACAGGTGTTGTTGAGTATGTAGATGCCAACAAAATTACCATTAAGTACGATAGAACCGATGAAGAGAGAATGGTTAGTTTTGATACTGATGAGGTTTCTTACAACTTAATTAAATTTAGAAAAACCAACCAAGGGACTTGTATTAACCTAAAACCGATTGTAAAAAGAGGTGATAGAGTAACAGAAGGACAAGTACTTTGTGAAGGATATGCAACTCAAAAAGGAGAGTTGGCTTTAGGTAGAAACATGAAAGTAGCCTTTATGCCTTGGAAAGGGTATAACTTTGAGGATGCGATTGTGATTTCTGAAAAAGTAGTTCGTGAAGATATCTTTACCTCTATCCACATTGATGAGTATTCATTAGATGTTAGAGACACCAAATTAGGAACAGAAGAATTGACTAACGATATTCCAAACGTTTCTGAAGAGGCTACAAAAGACTTAGACGAAAACGGAATGATCCGTATTGGTGCAGAAGTAAAACCTGGTGATATCTTAATCGGGAAAATTACACCAAAAGGAGAATCAGACCCTACACCTGAAGAAAAATTATTACGCGCAATCTTTGGTGACAAAGCAGGAGATGTAAAAGATGCATCTTTAAAAGCTTCGCCATCGTTAAGAGGAGTTGTGATTGATAAAAAATTATTTAGAAGAGCAGTAAAAGACAAATCAAAAAGAGCTAAAGATAAGGATGCTATTGCAGGCTTAGAAGCTTCTTTTGTTTCGAAATTTGCCGAATTGAAAGATCAATTGGTAGAGAAATTATTTGCTTTGGTAAGTGGAAAAACTTCTCAAGGAGTTTTCAATGATTTAGGAGAAGAAGTATTGCCTAAGGGTAAGAAATTCACCTTAAAAATGTTGAACTCTGTAGAAGACTATGCTCACTTAACTCAAGGTTCTTGGACCACTGATAAAGAATTGAATGATCTCGTTGGAGAATTGGTTCACAACTACAAGATTAAAGTAAATGACTTGCAAGGAAACTTGCGTCGTGAGAAGTTTACCATTTCTGTAGGAGATGAATTACCAGCAGGAATTTTAAAACTTGCCAAAATTTATGTTGCTAAAAAACGTAAGTTAAAAGTAGGGGATAAAATGGCTGGACGTCACGGTAACAAAGGTATTGTTGCACGTATCGTTAGAGCAGAAGACATGCCATTCTTAGAAGATGGAACACCTGTAGATATCGTATTGAACCCATTAGGGGTACCTTCTCGTATGAACATTGGTCAGATTTATGAAACAGTTCTTGGATGGGCTGGTCAAAAATTAGACACTAAATATGCAACACCAATTTTTGATGGAGCATCTTTAGATCAAATCAATGAATATACAGACAAGGCTGGTGTACCAAGATTTGGACACACCTACTTATATGATGGTGGTACCGGTAAGCGTTTTGACCAACCTGCAACAGTAGGGGTTATTTATATGATCAAACTAGGCCATATGATTGAAGATAAAATGCACGCGCGTTCTATCGGACCTTACTCATTGATTACGCAACAACCATTAGGAGGTAAAGCTCAATTTGGAGGTCAGCGTTTTGGAGAGATGGAAGTTTGGGCATTAGAGGCTTATGGTGCATCTAGTATCTTAAGAGAAATCTTAACAGTAAAATCGGATGACGTATTAGGAAGAGCTAAAACGTACGAGGCTATTGTTAAAGGTGACGAAATGCCAGAACCAGGATTGCCTGAATCATTTAATGTTTTGATGCACGAACTAAAAGGTTTGGGCTTAAACATTCAATTAGAAGAATAA
- the rplL gene encoding 50S ribosomal protein L7/L12, which translates to MADLKDFAEQLVNLTVKEVNELATILKDEYGIEPAAAAVVAGPAAGGGADAGEEEKSEFDVILKAAGGSKLAVVKLVKELTGLGLKEAKAIVDSAPAPIKEGVSKDEAEGLKASLEEAGAEVELK; encoded by the coding sequence ATGGCAGATTTAAAAGATTTCGCAGAGCAATTAGTTAACTTAACAGTAAAAGAAGTTAATGAGTTGGCTACTATTTTAAAAGACGAGTATGGTATCGAACCAGCAGCAGCAGCAGTAGTAGCTGGACCTGCAGCAGGTGGTGGTGCAGATGCTGGTGAAGAAGAAAAATCAGAATTTGATGTAATCTTAAAAGCAGCAGGTGGTTCTAAATTAGCAGTTGTAAAACTAGTTAAAGAATTAACTGGATTAGGATTGAAAGAAGCAAAAGCTATCGTTGATAGCGCGCCTGCACCAATTAAAGAAGGTGTATCTAAAGATGAGGCTGAAGGTCTTAAAGCATCTTTGGAAGAAGCAGGAGCTGAGGTTGAGCTTAAATAA